TATAACGATAGGTTGTAGTAATGCTAATAAGTTAAATAGGAGTGGTAAAGAAACTGAATATTATATTATTGAAAACGGAAAGAAAATCTACTTTGAGAGTTTTAAATTTATAGATGATATTCATAAATTCGGATCAATACTAAATAGCACTGTTAAATCATTAAATGAGGTAAAGGATGGGAAAAGGGACTTGCGTTTTATTAATGAGATTGAATCACAAGAATTAAAGGAAGACGAATATCATAAAATTTTCTCTAGTCTTGTTCCAAGAGAAAGCGAACTAAGAACTATAAATGTACAGGTTGAAAGCTATAAAATAACTGGCTTACAGTATGATAAAGATCAAAATATGATAAAGGTATATTTAAGAGTAAAAACAAATGAAGAGCAAAAAGATGGTTTAATTAAAGTGGAAAATAACCAAACATACATCTATAAACTTGAGAATGGTAAATTATTGTTAAAAAAATATGATCTATCTCAATATTTACGATAAGCGTCGCATAACAAAATATTTGCGCAAGGGTGCACCTAGGCAAGATTTTGGGGTAGTGTGTACCACATCCCTTCGCTGGGAGCAAAGCTCCACCAAGGGATCTATCTCTGAGGTCCAACTCAGGGACGTCGTAAATAAGAGAACGTTAGGCAATAGAACACGTTTATAGGTTGTCTTTGAGGTCTGCCTATGTAGTAAAGATGTACAACTTCGATAGGAATTTATTATTCAAGTTTGATATAATAAAGTTATGGTATGTAATAAATAAAAGGGGAGATTTTTGTGACTTGGGATGAAGTAAGAAAGCTATACCCTAATCAATTTGTTAAGTTCAAAATAGTGAAGTCTCATATTAAAGGAAATAAGGAGTATGTTGATGAGGTAGCCGTCATAAAAGCTATTGAAGACGGAAAAGAAGCTATGAAAGAATTTATACAACGTAAAGAAGGAGAATATATCTACAGCACTAAAAATGAAAAATTAATAATTGACCTAGTAAAACATATAGGCATAAGGAGGAGCGTATAAAGTATGTATAATTTACATTATAAAGATGGACTTTTATATGCTTCTATTATTTTACAAGAAGGCGACAAGTCAGTTATTATTGATGATGTTATAGTTGACACAGGCGCATATCATACGATTATTCTAACCGATTATTTAGAAGATTTAGATGTTGCATTTACAGAAGATGATGAGCTTGTTAAATCCTCAGGATATGGTGGATTGCAGATGAGTTCAGTACGGAAAAAGATAGAAAAAGTAACGATCGGAGACATTTCATTAACAAATATGAAGATTGATTTTGGAGAGATAGATCCTTATGAAAGAGTTAATGGACTTGTAGGTTTAGATTTCTTAAGGTCGGCAGGTGTGATTATTGATTTAGTTGATTTGACAATGTATAAAAAGAACGGTTA
This window of the Proteiniborus sp. DW1 genome carries:
- a CDS encoding retropepsin-like aspartic protease: MYNLHYKDGLLYASIILQEGDKSVIIDDVIVDTGAYHTIILTDYLEDLDVAFTEDDELVKSSGYGGLQMSSVRKKIEKVTIGDISLTNMKIDFGEIDPYERVNGLVGLDFLRSAGVIIDLVDLTMYKKNG